GATACTGATATGTTCCAGTAAATTAGTAttcattgttcttttaaaatttaatgtaaaattatgtaatgaatttttatgcaatgaaaatgggaaataaaattagtttttttaagtgaTGACACATTGTGATTGTCAGGTACGATATAATACTGGACGCAGCTGGTCTACCTGAGACAGAGATACCGGCATACCTTACACTACTGAAGGAGTGGCGGTTAGCCAAGTATATCACCCTGCGGTCACCCATGCTGCGAAATACAGACCAGCTGGGTCTGGTAGGTGGTATGTTGAGGAATGCAGCCGACCTTGTTTTGCCCAACCTGACTACAGGGGCTCTGCTGCGTGGTGCCTCGCTTCGGTGGGGATACTTCGCCCCCATCAACGCAGGTGTTCGGGAGATATCCAGGCTGGCTGAGAGCGGACAGGTGGGGATTTGTGTTGGTCACTAAGAGTTTGATTTTTGTGTCTCCTTTTATATTCattatgaaattttgtgtgtgagaaattaaatattcacaaacattttaaagaaaatatttggttaaaatcaAATTACAGCCAAAGCTACAGAATTAGATAGTAGATAAATAGTTTTTTCTCCTGTAAACAGTGGAGTATTTCTTTGAACATTTAAAGTGTTTAGTGTGTTTCACTTTACAATTTGTagtaaatttacttttgaatCTTCAATTTATCAGCTCAAGTTTCCCAATCAACAATTTTTGCTCTATCAATAACCAtttttagtgtaattattaaatGCTGCAATagtgatttaatattaacaaaatgttgtttCCAGTTGACACCAATCATTGATAAGTCCATGAACATCCTGGAGCTCCCAGCAGCTTACGAGAAGGTCAAAAACGGACATCTGAGAGGCAAAGTAGTGCTGACTGTGTAACTTACATAGTCTATGCTGATCTGGTCTAGTCAGAAACacaattctgtaatatttttgttagtcCATAGTAAACTCTTACAGATATAGAtaacacttatagttttaaataaaccaaagcTTTCCACGGCAATTTGAACTCGAAACTGATGATTTAAgagatttgtaatatatttcttgGCTTTAAAATGTATCCTGTATaagtttattagtaaatttaatgtagtaaaaatattcatataaaaattaatgatcaaTTCAccacctttattttttaaatatatattttatcttgtaaaaGCTACAAAGGATGTATCGTGTAGAGCTGTTATTTCAATTGTTTCCTTGTCAGTAGAAATAGCACACATTAAgtctataaaatgtaaacatttactgaaatacGATTATTAAGATCTTAAAACAGAATAAGGAAAAATAAGTAATACTTAATATACAAAGTATAttctttattgtatatatattattttttttaagtaaccaataaatacttaattactataatacatgtaatcaattattaaaaataacaaaaccaaaaagTACGACATCCTTATATACTACTGTAATAAGCAGCACAAGAGAAGTTCTCTGAGCAGTAGCCAATCAGAGGGTATCAGATGATGTTAAAATCAAACCTTAGTTGGCAACACAATGCCAGTTCCATCTAGAATAAATAGCTTGCACTCAAACATATACGACCTCTGTACCTATAGTTTTGGTTCACAATCCATCGAAATATTATACTTTGGAATATACTTGATTCTAGTGATTTGTAATACTATATAGTTGTTACTTATTCAAAAAGCTTTTTCCTACAATGCAATAAAAAGGTTATATtcccaaaattattaaaataagtatttttgttaaatggTATTTGCAGAGCTATGAAATATCTTGGAAACAGTGGATTACACATATTTTGCTGACAGGAAGATGGCACCTGCGTGCTTAGTACTGTTAATTGTTATGATGTAATGTTGCTCATGAATAAAGCCTCATTCAATTTTAATTCTGCCAAATATGCTTAAGGCacttgattaattttgaaattaacaattaattggataaattttaatattcagtatgaCAACttagtttctttgtttaaattttgttattgatgatggaagggttgaaaggatttcagacattttccatcgttgtaCGTTATAGAAGGTGTAACaaaacatttcgaggattggaatctatcctcttccctaggtgggggaggtattaatactacaaaaatagcgaacagaaagaagtaaagaagggaaaaaCAGGGTTCGAACATCCCAAAAACTGCCAGGAGTCCAGTCTAGGCATTGTCACTGCGCAGGATGCAAGTCGATCAGTTGCTACTGCACAGTGACTGAGCATctgttgtgttataccttttaaaacctataacgatggcaaatgtccgaaatcctgttatactttcaaCTTAAGTTTCTCTCAACGCCATTTAGATACAGTAGAGGTCAGATATGTCTAGTTAGCACCAGCTAATGTAGTATTGAGGAATTGCACAAAACATGTGAGCTAGATGGTGGGCTGACTGCTGTGGGCTGCTAGGCGGATTGAGACGTGTGTAAGCCAGAAATTGCCTGCGATGACGAGCCAGCTGTGCCGGGGACAGGGGAGACCCTGGCAGCGAGAGTACACAGTCGGAAAATCCAGGGATTTTTACCTCACTCACCCACAAATTCCCAGCTTTTGAGCAGATAGAATGctctgaaaacattttaaaatagagattaattactaaaatggaaattaactaaattcaaatcagagatttaaattatcaaaatgttgGATTGGAAACTAACCCACTGGCatgctaatttttattatgtttaagcGCCTttgaatttctattttattataatttggctGATGTTAGTTATGACACTTGATCACCATATTACATtaagtatttcaaattattattaaaacaaaaaatatgtaaaaaataacatacatatGTAGGAACACACACATGTGTATATGGGAGGCAGTCTTTCCCATCACAGTATATTAAGGTCTTGGGTCCCTGTTTCAGTGGTGGAAATAAAAACATCCATTGCGGGTTTTATTGAATTTGAGATTGATAAGGAAACCAACAATCAAATCTTACTGGTCAAATTAGTCGACACCTtggtttatatcaaatttttgtGTAATCAAGATTTGAGTCTACACTctcattttttcataataaaatataaatatctaagaaACAATGAACCCGGATATGATGCTACTCTCAAAAATGTCAATCTCTCCAAGATCACTGTAaatcacatgttttaatatttctatactGGACATCAACAAAACTGTCTATAGACGAACAAAGACTCAGACCAGTCTTATGCAGTGCACGCCTAATAAGCACCACCACTGCTGAGACATAAAACTTTGGGTTTTATGCAATCCTGTAAGTATTGCctaagttttttttctataaagaaGCCAGGTCacaaaaagataaaaatcaaattaaaacaaaggCATTGCATGTATAGTTGTGTCTAAGCTTCTCTTTGTAATTACTCTAGTAGAGGCtatcaaatttttacaaacattgttttactaTCATCCCTCTTGCTCAAATGCTTTGTGCAAAAAAACCTTTATTCCAGGAACTATTCGCAGGAACAAGAATGgtttttgaaatgaaacaaaatctcAATAAGAAACTTGGACAAACAGTTTACtgtaaaaaggaaaatgtattagCCTACCATTAAAATCAAAATCTACCAGTTTCTactaatttcttcaaaattaggtttgtaagtaatgtaaaaataatcacAATAAGATGAGGGAGAGAAATAAAAGACCTGCAATAACACagaattacaataaatacatatgtgGAATTGATCAATTTGATATGATGCTGTACAGTTTACTTAGATGAACAAAGAACCAAATTCAACCTTTTTGCTAGAACAGTTTTGAATGCCTATGTACTATACAAGGAAAATTCTGTAAGCAACAATATCAAGCCAATGTCAAGGGACCAATGTATTTTCAGTATTACTGATAGAATATCTGAATGGCCATTCAGGGCCAAAAGATATTTCTGGGGTGAAGATGGCAATGGCAATGGAGGATGACTTGTCTTTGGAATTTGGAAGATTGCCTGAAAATAAGGTAAAAGGGCAAGGAGTACAATAAATCAAGAACAAAATTAAGATTAGTTAGTGTGTAACCTATTTAAAGGAGAATGCTATTCGATTTGCTTTGTTAaacaaatgtaaaccaaatttgtatatagtataaatatcTTTTGCGTGACAGAAAAAAAATatctgaacatttttataaagaccaaaaatcaaaaaaatgataaaaatttcataatgtaATGTAAGTGTATTAAACTTGCAAGTATATTTAGATTATAAGTTGCATGCTGCTTGGTTATAGCTGCCTACATTACACAAATAAGCAGATTTTTTCGTTTTGCAAAAATGCATacctttactttatttattatccaaataaaataatgttttgttatattactcattatgtagtggggaagaaaataataaaaatgttctccTCGgtcaaaataatttcttgttttttttattaaaaaactaaatatgataaaaaaattcttttgttaATTGTTTGGGACTGTATCCATTTATTATtgccaaatttattattttctttccaTTTTCAAAATCAGATACCATTCATTGGAATTTTCCAATTTACCTATTCACCAATGAGTTATATGCAGCCATTTCATGAGTCATGAATTTGTGTGTAAATAACCGCAGCCAGATACATGGGAGTATTCCGTTAAAAACGCTACAATGTTTATATAGCTTAATAGTGTTGTTTGTTTTgattaacaaaataacttaatgtTGATCACTGGTTTCAAAAATCTCTAAAACACACTTTATACTCTTATAGATTGATATTATGCTAACGCTTAGTGCTAAGTAAATgctaataatatgtaataacttACTGTCACTACTTCTTGGGTTACTCTGTCGAGTTCATACAAAAGTTGGTTGAAGACAAAGGAGCCTGGGAAAGAATTAAATCATATGATTATGGCGGAGAAatgcaatacaaaataatagggAACATTTTGATAAAGTAAAGGTTTCGCTCTGaacaaaaccatatttaattttttttgtaataacgtTCAAGCTTTTAgttaagaaaaatttacaatagaTTGTTAAATATTAGTGTTGACTGAGAAGCAAATGGGAGTTGCTCGTGGACTATAGGACATGGACATATCCAAAACCTGATGGTTAACCCTCTTAGTGTTATCTCTCAAAAGATGAATTATCAAAATGCATAGTTAAAATGGGAGCTATGCTAGTGAAGTTTGTGTCATTCCAACAAAGAACTGCAGACTTGCCATCATAATTGGACCGAGTGTTtactttgaaatgaaatgaaaatgcctttattaaagagatGGAGTAGAGCTATCAAGCCCCTCTAAAACACTGAACCTCATATTGtatcagggttgctacaggagtccaataatgaaattccctgacttttccctgatttccagaccaaattttttcatttttccctgacttttttttgacgcaatccccagggtttttggcaattaatgggtgggaaaaagcggtgttgaggctaacaggggtggcaaatataaaaaaagcaaaaaataaagtgaacacagtttaaatACGTAcaaaaaagattgacttaaatgatctattacaacacagaagtaaaatatgcgccatgtcgtctgcaggcttggactcggcgccggcggcagtaagtttatttgtgtaaagggatttaatatttttccctgacccaacgtcgaaattcccctgacttgagaccggattccctgacttttccctgatttccagtcctgttttttttttcctgatttccctgacctgtagcatccctgtgtATGCAGTTAATTGACAATACTTTgatacaattgtggtaaattattaacttgtactttaattagaaaataacaaaattgcttaATCTATgcaaacttaaagtaaaaatgtatatattgaaatgaattcaAAAACTAGAAGTGTCTGCCTTACTTTGATTCTCTGTAACATGTTTGtagaatattcaatataattcaaCACTGTCTTCCAATATGTGTAAGTATGATGGATAAATATACAAACTGAACATCTATAACCCAAACATCACAGTAACTGTTTTTCTAAGATgactttttattcttaaaaaacatttattaaattaaattactcaaaagacaagtaaagttataaaacaaattaaaaactttaatcttacatgtatatttttcaaCCCAAATGAAACtaatctttcaataaaacaaaaaccatttaTGTATCATAGATCTTGATGGAGTGCAAATCTGAATTGCGCTCTACAATTAAAACACAGTTTGTATGTTGCctataaaaaaaacaccaaattcaTAATGTTAAGTCGCCCAACCTCGGAGCCtttgaagaaaatgtttttaagtgcattattattaaaattatggcCAACATAACATACCTTCTCTTTTGCTTAGAAACATAAACCTATTTGTCCTGTCACTtctgtttttgtttcaaaaatttcttaCACCAGGTTTTTTGCAAGAGTCAACATTTTTGCCAGAATCAGTAAAACACTCAGTCTATCATGATTTAAAGCTGTTTCATTCAGTTTTCTaaagtaaactattatttttattgaatgaaaattaattttagaattaagaTATAAAAGAAATCTTAGTAGTTAAATAACATTGATCTGGATCTGTTTATTACATTCCATCCCATTTTCTTGACCATGTCAATCCAGGGTTAACATGGATTAAGAAGAGGTGATAAAACAAATGCTTTTGGcatgatatttaatattatccttAATACAGGATACTAATTTTTCTTCTACAACGAGAAAATGTCCCATAACATTGTAGAAGTATGTTGCCAGTTGTGCTTCTACTTCCAGGAAGATGATGCATGCCAACAAGTCAAGTATTGTTTAGTGTAACAGTGGAAGGTATGTGATACTAATAGTTGTAAGTCTTTATAGACTTATGAGTTTATTTGATGCTATCACCTGCTACGCTTTCAGCCACAAGACCAGGAGACACCACATGCTATCTAGAGTCTGATAGGTGTTGCAGCAAATATAACTAATCCTCCATTGATTTTAGAATGAATCGTTTGATAGCAGTATGAAACAGTTTGGAGTTAATTATACATTAACTAAGTTAACAACTTAGAtcaaattataattgtttgtttaacattttgattGATTTCTGGGggattaagtaattataaaatattcttataatttacTGTACAACGCAAAACTTCAAATCTTATGAGAGCAATAAGTAAATCTGTAATCATTACTAAGATGTGTGACTTACACTTTGTGTTGACTGGTTAGGAGGCGGTGGGTTCCGCTGAAAGAGAGCATCATGTAATACTTCATTTGGTGTTGGGTCTTCAGGCTGTAAAGTTATCAGTGGTGAATCCCACCTGTTTCTACTGTCTGGTGCTTCATATCTGCAGATCCAAACATAAACCCCTTTtatatcacaaaaaattaaaactgagaaTAGGCTTTTCACAGCCAGCACTTTAATACTGGTATCGATATCTAGGCTGAttatattacactataaaaataaaaatacatacacagaTTGCTCCAGAATACTCTAGGGATATAAGTCTAGGATACATTCAGGCATCATTGTCTTAAcaaataatcatacaattggaaTACCATGAGTTCCATTGATACCGCTGATTCATGTTGAATGTTGACAGGAGAGGCTGGACACAGTAACTTTGGCTTTGTCACTAAGAGGTTGAACAATAGTTTGCAATTccttaaatgtttttctttaatgatGAGATCATGTGAATTCATAGGGGTTTGTGTAAGTCACCAAACTGAACACTAGAAAGCTAAACACTACAACTTCCCTGGCTGATGTTCACCACTACTTTTCAGATGTTTGGCAAGTTGAAAAGCTTGAATAAGTCATTCATAAAGGATTTTCCTTTCGCAATAGGGTCAAGAAGTAGTTGTTTATACTAGATAGCCTTACTCATGAAGGAGGAGAAAGAGTTTGGGTACAAACTATTCACCATCTAACAGACAACTTTGGACTAAAGGAGAGTTAAAACACTGTCACAAGGGTAACTCTGCTCCCCTGAATTTATGAATCAGAATTATGTCCAAGTCATCCATGATCAAACCAAAGTCTTGCAACACGGTAGGTAGTTGCATTTAAATGATTAGCACCGGTATCAATTATATTTGCCATCTAACAGAAATTACTATGTCTACACTATAGCATCTCCACATGTTTTGTGATGCTGTTTATAATATAGAACTTTATCCAATACTGGTTGGACTCAGACATAAGAGGAATTGTCCAGTAATTATGATGATGAGCCCAACAAATCTGACATGATCaccaaaaagaaaacaaactctAGTATTGTTCACATTAAGGTAGTAGATGAAGTGTCTGAACTGAGTGGCTTACATGCTATAAAGAAGGTTATGAATGGAGATGGCCATGCATTGAGATTGACTgtctaaaaaatacaatattaaagctaataataatattttccatcACACAGAATCTCTTAGCTtgaatttgtttttctaaaaccTCAAAAGTTTTTGGTTCCAGTCTAAGGTTTCTTTTGAAATTcagtagatataataataatattaccaaattGGAGTAGGTTAATAGAAGTAAGCAGAACAAAGAGAATTCTCACAGCTAATACGGTGTTTATCGTTCTCTCGAATTTCTGATGCACTCAAGTGGTTGCTTTGATAGATGTGAAATTAACAGCTGAAGTGGCAAAAAACAAGTTTCGCGTTATTAACCTACTGCTATCATactcctgaacaaaacaatgtaaGGTTTCAAGGAATGACAATGACAAATAGCAAAgtttatagaacattaaaagtggaataACTTTTCTCGtgcttaataatattttcttattctacAACTGTACTGGGTGTCATGTGGTCTTGTGACCATGGGTCAACATTGGTTGCTGCTGACGTCAACCATTGCGCCATCTTtggatatgtaaaataacaatgcTGAAACCAAGGAATTTGACCCAAATAAAAGACGTTTTGGTTgatttaatgttctaaaattaaaacttcatattGGCCTGATACAAGTACCTCTGGCCATATGATGGTGATATACAAAAAAACATGCCTTAATGTATATATTACTAAAAGGTCAAATTCTAGAGCGTCTAATCACAAATGCCTCCGGCCATTACTGCTAGCTAGCAAACACAACTTGGCgaagcaaacaaatattgtacattcacCTAACGATAACTTCTTACTTATTATCTTGCAGCAAAGTAGTTCcaattttaatgttctaaatttcattatttgttattttcatccCCTACAAACCttctattgttttgttcaggaggacaaCTGCAATAGGTTAATAGTGCGAATCTCTATAACAGGTGTGgataaacataaatttgaaaaaaattcaaacaaatttcacCAAACGTTCTACAAACGAATGAATAGTGCAAAAAACAAATATAagcttaacacgttcgctaccaaccggcacatatatgtgccggtagGTCCATCAAGATAGACCACCATTGTGTGAGTTGGGCACTTCTCACAGACCAGCTCAAAGTAGTGTGGTCACTACCGTAGCCCAAGAGTACAACTTtgttcaaatcaatttatatatcattttatagccTTAGGCAAAACGTATAACTTGATTCCACATCCCTTTTTTTACGTTGTATACATTTTGGCTagtggcacatatatgtgccggtcgGTCTGTAGCAAAAAATTAGGCTTAGGCTAAAcctcaaaatataaacttttttctaGGTTGAAAGTCAAGTAAAAATTGCCATAACTGTGTTAGGACACacattgggaaaataataaaaaactagtgTTGACATGGTAGTTATGtgtattgtacaaactaaaacaagatctttggataaacactttggaaatagcagaatatgttactaaaaaaaaaactcaccACAAATGTCTCTTATTTATAACTCCATTTATGTAATGAGctacatttttattatctttgacataaaacagttaggaaataaaaatgtcttaggtaacacacattttgttttagtttttcacttGTGAAATTCATTGAAACACTCTGGCATGCAGAGTCCGAATTTATTGTCCTTTTCATCTGTGCAGCTGGAACATGTGAAGAAAGTTGTTTTCCGCTTTTTCTGTCTTATTCTACAAACATGGACACCGTAGCCTCTTGTTCAATTTGACTGGATCATGGCTTTTTTGACCTGAGACCTTGAACTGCACCAAGGAAGAAAAAGTGAACATACCGAGAGGACCaagcggcacaaatatgtgccagaCATCCCTGTAGACCGATATGAAAGAATGAAGTCGAAAGAATAGACCGATCGTTAACCACagcctttttatttaataatactacactggcacaaatatgtgccgtcGGTCCACTGGAAAAACTGTAACCGAGCGGGCAACAAATATGTGCCATCGGTCTATAAGAATCAACTAGCCGGCACATATGTGTGCCAGCCGGTCCATATTAacgaaaaagtttttacatttcggtagcgaatgtgttaataaataagcaaaactataTAAACTATAACTTCCTAATTTTGTATGTACGTACAATCTACTTGCAAACCATCATGTAAACTTCTGATCACCTAACAATACCTTTCTcggtttaaaaataacacacaacaAACTAATAAAAGGAATATATTAATTCTATCTTATTTTTAATGCTCACATAATCCACACTCAAACATTTGAATAACTAATTGATCGTATTAGAGTTAATGCGCCACGATAAAGTAATGGAGGCCATGGTTATTCATGAGGCacaaataacactgaaaatatacacataacaaGAAGTACGGTCCACAAATATAATCACAAAATGACTTTtccatttcaataattaaaaaacatagttatttgtGATTTACACTCccaaaaactatatatatttttgttcaggaggacgagcaaaataaatttataacgttAAAATTTTGATTAGCCACTCTCCGGCCGTTGCCTTCACTGATGCCGTTGTTTTACTTAACAAACTCAACTCTCACATGGAAGATTGTTGACTGACATTTCATTTAATAACCcattcttatataaatttttcatcagTGGCTTAATACTCATTTTGTCATGTCATCTTCTATTGCAAAGCCTCTCTTATGTCAAAATAATGGCACCTTTAAATTTCCTCAGATTCCTTCATATATTCTTTGTATTACTTATGCATTTCATAATTAACAAGAGAATTTGAAccattttgagaaaaaattttaaaaaccctatCTATACTAGAGATGTTGGAAAGGTATTTGATACCTCATAATTAGCGCATCAAAGGCTTCTCTAGTATATTGTTG
This Homalodisca vitripennis isolate AUS2020 chromosome 3, UT_GWSS_2.1, whole genome shotgun sequence DNA region includes the following protein-coding sequences:
- the LOC124358433 gene encoding LOW QUALITY PROTEIN: reticulon-4-interacting protein 1 homolog, mitochondrial-like (The sequence of the model RefSeq protein was modified relative to this genomic sequence to represent the inferred CDS: deleted 1 base in 1 codon), giving the protein MLKRLAALATPRLQTAHVSQFVWLYAGLTAWSALQITGELLVLPPKGRRVLCFGEALEVLVTLAVQMLKAWGADVTTTCSTDAIPLVQSLGVQSVLDYTQPGVMEALGAGGKYDIILDAAGLPETEIPAYLTLLKEWRLAKYITLRSPMLRNTDQLGLVGGMLRNAADLVLPNLTTGALLRGASLRWGYFAPINAGVREISRLAESGQLTPIIDKSMNILELPAAYEKVKNGHLRGKVVLTV
- the LOC124357724 gene encoding LOW QUALITY PROTEIN: protein KTI12 homolog (The sequence of the model RefSeq protein was modified relative to this genomic sequence to represent the inferred CDS: inserted 1 base in 1 codon; deleted 4 bases in 3 codons) yields the protein MPLVVLTGVPCSGKTRRSKDIENYFKVEKGKEVHIVSDSIIGSTNITKSDLCFNAQKEKEIRSILKSETLRLLGRDNVVILDAANYIKGYRYELYCASKNSKTTQVTVECVVNTEQAWEWNLGLAKDQQYTREAFDALIMRYEAPDSRNRWDSPLITLQPEDPTPNEVLHDALFQRNPPPPNQSTQSAPLSSTNFXYELDRVTQEVVTSILSAQKLGICGSEVKIPGFSDCVLSLPGSPLSPAQLARHRRQFLAYTRLNPPSSPQQSAHHLAHMFVQFLNTTLAGAN